A portion of the Wenzhouxiangella sp. XN24 genome contains these proteins:
- the hypD gene encoding hydrogenase formation protein HypD: MSATAREWLDRIRALPLPERVRVMNVCGGHERSISMAGLRGALPPQVELIPGPGCPVCVCPEEDVYHAMQIALHEPDVIVVSFGDMLRVPVNLPLKETRSLEQAKAAGGDVRPVASPLEAVEIAAQNPDRRVVFFAAGFETTTAPVAAMLAADAPPNLMVLLSGRRTWPAVALLLESEDPGFDALIAPGHVSTIMGPEEWEFVVKDHGLPAAVAGFHPESLLAATYSVLRQVVEGKCFLDNCYPEVARSQGNATARQFLEETMDIVDASWRGIGVIPASGYGLKPHLAARDARLHFPDYGAHDRQRAGLMPKGCDCARVVMGKIYPNQCRIYGSACTPRTPIGPCMVSDEGACRIWWSNGVRTREVA, encoded by the coding sequence ATGAGCGCCACGGCGCGCGAATGGCTGGACCGCATCCGCGCCCTGCCGCTGCCCGAGCGCGTCCGCGTGATGAACGTCTGCGGCGGCCACGAGCGGTCCATCTCCATGGCAGGCCTGCGCGGCGCCCTGCCCCCGCAGGTCGAACTGATACCGGGGCCGGGCTGCCCCGTCTGCGTCTGTCCCGAGGAAGATGTCTACCACGCCATGCAGATCGCCCTGCACGAGCCGGATGTCATCGTGGTCAGCTTCGGCGACATGCTGCGCGTGCCCGTCAACCTGCCGCTGAAGGAAACCCGCAGCCTCGAGCAGGCCAAGGCCGCCGGCGGCGACGTCCGCCCGGTCGCCTCGCCGCTGGAGGCCGTCGAGATCGCGGCGCAAAACCCGGATCGGCGCGTGGTGTTCTTCGCCGCCGGATTCGAGACCACCACGGCCCCCGTGGCGGCCATGCTGGCCGCCGACGCCCCGCCCAACCTCATGGTGCTGTTGTCGGGGCGCCGGACCTGGCCGGCGGTGGCGTTACTGCTCGAATCAGAGGACCCGGGCTTCGATGCCCTGATCGCGCCGGGACATGTCTCCACCATCATGGGTCCGGAGGAATGGGAATTCGTCGTCAAGGATCACGGCCTGCCCGCTGCAGTCGCCGGCTTCCATCCGGAGAGCCTGCTGGCGGCGACCTACTCGGTCCTGCGCCAGGTGGTCGAGGGCAAGTGTTTTCTCGATAACTGCTACCCGGAGGTGGCGCGCTCGCAGGGGAATGCCACTGCGCGCCAGTTCCTGGAAGAGACGATGGACATCGTGGACGCATCCTGGCGCGGCATCGGTGTCATTCCGGCGTCCGGTTACGGACTGAAGCCACATCTGGCAGCGCGCGACGCGCGCCTGCATTTTCCCGATTATGGCGCCCACGACCGGCAGCGGGCAGGCCTCATGCCGAAGGGCTGCGATTGCGCGCGCGTCGTCATGGGCAAGATCTATCCGAACCAGTGCCGCATCTATGGCTCGGCCTGCACGCCCCGCACGCCGATCGGGCCGTGCATGGTCTCCGACGAAGGCGCATGCCGCATCTGGTGGTCGAACGGGGTCCGCACCCGGGAGGTCGCCTGA
- a CDS encoding HypC/HybG/HupF family hydrogenase formation chaperone: protein MCLGIPMKVVSIDGFLARCEAKGVHRDVSLFMMQDEPVDVGEFVMVHVGYAIQKMTEQEARSAWEVYDQMLGNEASV from the coding sequence ATGTGTCTTGGCATCCCGATGAAAGTCGTCTCGATCGATGGGTTCCTGGCCCGCTGCGAAGCCAAGGGCGTCCATCGCGACGTCAGCCTGTTCATGATGCAGGACGAGCCCGTGGACGTCGGCGAGTTCGTCATGGTCCATGTCGGCTACGCCATCCAGAAAATGACCGAGCAGGAAGCCCGCTCCGCATGGGAAGTCTATGACCAGATGCTGGGCAACGAGGCGAGCGTCTGA
- a CDS encoding hydrogenase maturation nickel metallochaperone HypA has product MHELSVCQALVQQLEAVSASNGGGAVELVRLRIGPLSGVEAPLLQRAFPLAAAGTVADGAELVIGVADLVVHCNDCGARSDALPNRMLCGACNSFRVRMVSGDEMLLESVELATPAAAPAEML; this is encoded by the coding sequence ATGCACGAGCTGTCCGTCTGCCAGGCACTCGTCCAGCAGCTGGAGGCGGTGTCCGCGTCTAACGGCGGCGGTGCCGTAGAACTCGTGCGCCTGCGGATCGGCCCGCTGTCGGGCGTCGAGGCTCCGCTGCTGCAACGCGCCTTCCCTCTGGCGGCGGCCGGCACCGTGGCCGACGGCGCCGAACTCGTCATCGGCGTCGCCGATCTCGTGGTGCATTGCAATGACTGTGGCGCGCGCAGCGATGCCCTGCCGAACCGCATGCTTTGCGGCGCCTGCAACAGCTTCCGCGTGCGCATGGTCTCGGGCGACGAGATGCTGCTGGAATCCGTCGAACTGGCGACGCCGGCGGCGGCTCCCGCCGAAATGTTATAG
- a CDS encoding CBS domain-containing protein → MLDISELMTPRRSLVIISPEATVDEARRTMAAHAIRHLPVLDESGRMIGLVSQTDVLVAGNGGDRPVREIMVRDLDVVDERSNVRHAAMIMFRQKRSCLPVTRDGQLQGIVTDSDFLGVAITLMEQLEAAEPEPEPEADIDSENMEMQDDVIS, encoded by the coding sequence ATGCTCGATATCAGTGAACTCATGACGCCGCGACGCAGCCTCGTGATCATCAGCCCGGAAGCCACCGTGGACGAGGCGCGGCGCACCATGGCGGCCCACGCCATCCGGCATCTCCCGGTGCTGGACGAGAGCGGCAGGATGATCGGCCTGGTGTCGCAGACGGACGTGCTGGTCGCCGGGAACGGCGGCGATCGCCCGGTCCGCGAAATCATGGTGCGCGACCTCGACGTCGTCGATGAACGCAGCAACGTCCGGCACGCGGCGATGATCATGTTCAGGCAGAAGAGAAGCTGCCTCCCCGTGACTCGGGACGGCCAGTTGCAGGGCATCGTCACGGATTCCGATTTCCTGGGGGTAGCCATCACCCTCATGGAACAGCTCGAGGCCGCCGAACCCGAACCCGAGCCGGAAGCGGACATCGACTCCGAGAACATGGAGATGCAGGACGACGTGATCTCCTGA
- a CDS encoding FHA domain-containing protein, with amino-acid sequence MTNRDILNRLGLARFPFGTDPGAVFYAGPQHREAAGFLESALQSVDLLVVLTGEQGAGKQTTLDFTLRQSLPGALVAPLGSLPTGPDDFFAGLLAGFGFDGLNASRDEMRGLIEVFLGQQLQKNTTTIIVAEVPSTVSGAVIKELGWLSLLNSVRHGRLKLVLLGGDGVERQLAAPRMHALRQMIRWQHRLEALGIAETRDYLEFHAEAAGSDRPDKLFSPEASARIHELSGGLPGRIDQVAARALNIALEANEDTVGGHCVRPPEDGDTAKDAPPPRRVAALDILLDGQPTARISLNASRLLIGRHPWNDVRLDHDSVSRHHAMLVREGGRWTVVDLNSTNGIRVNDHVVRQRRLNHGDVVQVGQFRLVLGEGIAPTRSLEAVEDDVSATTILPG; translated from the coding sequence GTGACGAATCGCGACATCCTGAACCGGCTGGGACTCGCTCGTTTCCCGTTCGGAACCGATCCCGGCGCCGTGTTCTATGCCGGTCCGCAGCACCGCGAGGCGGCCGGTTTCCTCGAAAGCGCATTACAGTCGGTCGACCTGCTGGTGGTGCTGACGGGCGAGCAGGGTGCCGGCAAGCAAACCACCCTCGATTTCACGCTCCGGCAGTCGCTTCCCGGCGCGCTGGTGGCCCCGCTGGGCTCTTTGCCGACCGGCCCGGACGATTTTTTTGCCGGACTGCTCGCCGGATTCGGTTTCGACGGGCTCAATGCCAGCCGCGACGAGATGCGTGGCTTGATCGAAGTGTTCCTCGGGCAGCAATTGCAGAAGAACACCACGACCATCATCGTCGCAGAGGTGCCGAGCACGGTCTCCGGGGCCGTCATCAAGGAACTGGGATGGCTTTCGCTCCTCAACTCGGTGCGCCACGGACGCCTGAAGCTCGTCCTCCTGGGAGGCGACGGGGTGGAACGCCAGCTCGCTGCACCGCGCATGCATGCATTGCGCCAGATGATCCGCTGGCAGCACCGGCTCGAGGCGCTCGGGATCGCGGAGACTCGCGATTACCTCGAATTCCATGCCGAAGCCGCCGGGTCCGACCGGCCGGACAAGCTTTTCAGTCCCGAGGCTTCGGCGCGCATCCACGAGCTTTCCGGCGGCCTGCCCGGGCGCATCGACCAGGTGGCCGCGCGCGCGCTGAATATCGCCCTGGAGGCGAACGAGGATACCGTCGGCGGGCATTGCGTCAGGCCACCGGAAGACGGAGACACCGCGAAAGATGCGCCGCCCCCGCGGCGAGTGGCGGCGCTGGACATCCTGCTGGACGGACAGCCGACGGCGCGGATCAGCCTGAATGCCTCGCGGCTGCTGATCGGGCGGCATCCCTGGAACGATGTGCGGCTCGACCATGATTCGGTCAGCCGGCACCACGCCATGCTGGTGCGTGAGGGCGGCCGGTGGACGGTCGTCGACCTCAACAGTACGAATGGCATCCGGGTCAACGACCACGTCGTTCGCCAGCGCCGCCTCAACCACGGCGATGTCGTGCAGGTCGGCCAGTTCCGCCTGGTGCTCGGGGAGGGGATCGCGCCGACGCGCAGCCTCGAGGCGGTCGAGGACGACGTCAGCGCGACGACGATCCTGCCGGGCTGA
- the hypE gene encoding hydrogenase expression/formation protein HypE: MALDEARIGLAHGNGGRYMRELIQEVFARHLGGGVLDTNLDACPLPALPEGEVVFTTDGFTVQPLEFPGGDIGSLAVHGTTNDLAVAGAKPLYLSLNVFIEEGLEVEVLDRIVSSLARAAREAGVQVAAGDTKVVRRGEGGGLYLATTGIGVRRHGLRLGMELIQPGDQLLVSGSVGDHGICVMLAREQFGLSGELLSDAASVFPFTSALLDYPGLRFMRDPTRGGLATVAHEIARASGLSVRLDETRIPVRDTVRSVCEMLGYDPFYLACEGRVVAVLAPEAAQRALAAWQALPGGDDAAIIGQVDAEGRPVVIETELGGRRMLEELEDDPLPRIC; the protein is encoded by the coding sequence ATGGCGCTTGACGAGGCACGGATCGGCCTGGCCCACGGCAACGGCGGCCGCTACATGCGCGAGCTCATCCAGGAGGTCTTTGCACGGCATCTCGGCGGGGGCGTCCTCGACACGAACCTGGATGCCTGTCCCCTGCCGGCCCTGCCGGAAGGCGAGGTGGTGTTCACGACCGACGGTTTCACCGTCCAGCCGCTGGAATTCCCCGGGGGCGACATCGGCTCACTGGCCGTGCACGGCACCACGAACGACCTGGCGGTCGCCGGCGCCAAGCCCCTGTATCTTTCCCTGAACGTATTCATCGAGGAAGGCCTCGAGGTCGAGGTGCTGGACCGGATCGTGAGCAGCCTGGCTCGTGCGGCACGCGAAGCCGGCGTGCAGGTCGCCGCCGGAGATACCAAGGTCGTCCGGCGCGGGGAAGGTGGCGGGCTGTACCTGGCCACCACGGGCATCGGCGTGCGCCGGCACGGCCTCCGGCTCGGCATGGAACTCATCCAGCCCGGCGACCAGCTGCTGGTGAGCGGCAGCGTCGGGGACCACGGCATCTGCGTGATGCTCGCCCGCGAGCAGTTCGGACTCAGTGGTGAACTCCTTTCCGACGCGGCCAGCGTGTTCCCGTTCACCAGTGCCCTGCTCGATTATCCCGGCTTGCGTTTCATGCGCGATCCGACACGCGGCGGCCTCGCGACCGTGGCTCACGAGATCGCGCGTGCCTCCGGGCTCTCGGTGCGCCTCGACGAAACCCGGATTCCCGTCCGCGACACGGTGCGCAGCGTGTGCGAGATGCTGGGTTACGATCCGTTCTACCTGGCCTGCGAGGGCCGGGTCGTGGCGGTGCTCGCCCCGGAGGCGGCGCAGCGCGCGCTCGCCGCGTGGCAGGCGCTGCCCGGCGGAGACGACGCAGCGATCATCGGCCAGGTCGACGCCGAGGGCCGACCGGTCGTGATCGAGACCGAACTGGGTGGCCGGCGGATGCTCGAGGAACTCGAGGACGACCCGCTGCCACGGATCTGCTGA
- the fusA gene encoding elongation factor G, whose product MNNDRTDAIRNLALIGPAGTGKTTLAETLLHTAGAIPQRGRVDRGDTVCDFEAREISMAHSLDTAVCHCEWQQTEINIIDTPGFTDFLPRAIATLPAVECAALVLSASGGLETGVRRMMKAAGDAQLSRIIIVNKMDTDPDKLDELLAEIQEAFGARCLPVNLPSDHGRKVVDCFFHESGDATDFSSIEEAHTRIIDQVVEVDEALMEAYLESGQNLDPQQLHAAFEQALRERHLIPVIFVSAETGAGVEALLDYIVKLLPSPREANPPPFMRGEGAGAEPVVVESEPDRHVVAHVFKVVVDPYVGRMAVIRVHQGTIRAGAQVFVGESRKPVKLSHLYKLQGKKTSEVAAAGPGDIIAVTRIESLGFNDVLHDSHDEDHFHVRLPEAAPPMMGIAIEPAQRGNEQKLSDALQKLCAEDPALRVEHRPGTNETVVMCSGELHLRLVVEAMKERFNVEVRTHPPTIPYRETITRPAEGHHRHKKQTGGAGQFGEVYLRIAPLPRGSGFEFASEVVGGSIPQQFIPAVEKGVRQALASGAIGGFPLQDIRVAVYDGKTHPVDSKEVAFISAGRRAFIEAIRSAAPIILEPIVQLQVTVPVDSLGAVTGHLSARRGRVLGSTSLSGQRIQVDAEAPLAELQDYANQLKSLTGGSGAWSMQLDRYEPVPPKVQQDLTRDLHEEEND is encoded by the coding sequence ATGAATAACGACAGAACTGACGCCATCCGGAACCTGGCCCTCATCGGACCGGCCGGCACCGGCAAGACCACGCTCGCGGAAACCCTGCTGCACACCGCCGGGGCGATTCCGCAACGCGGCCGGGTGGATCGCGGCGATACCGTATGCGATTTCGAGGCGCGCGAAATTTCCATGGCGCATTCGCTGGATACAGCGGTCTGTCATTGCGAGTGGCAACAGACTGAAATCAACATCATCGACACACCCGGTTTCACCGACTTCTTGCCGCGCGCGATCGCGACATTGCCCGCCGTGGAATGCGCAGCCCTCGTGCTCTCCGCTTCGGGTGGGCTCGAGACCGGCGTGCGACGAATGATGAAGGCGGCCGGCGACGCGCAACTGTCCCGCATCATCATCGTCAACAAGATGGACACCGATCCCGACAAGCTCGACGAGCTGCTTGCCGAAATCCAGGAGGCATTCGGGGCACGGTGCCTGCCGGTCAACCTGCCGAGCGACCATGGCCGTAAGGTGGTGGACTGCTTTTTTCACGAGAGCGGCGACGCCACGGACTTCTCCAGCATCGAGGAAGCGCATACGCGGATCATCGACCAGGTGGTCGAGGTGGACGAGGCGCTCATGGAAGCCTATCTCGAGTCGGGCCAGAACCTGGATCCGCAGCAACTCCACGCCGCATTCGAACAGGCCCTGCGGGAACGGCATCTCATCCCGGTGATTTTCGTTTCGGCGGAAACCGGTGCCGGGGTCGAGGCCCTGCTCGACTACATCGTCAAGCTCCTTCCCAGTCCGCGGGAAGCCAACCCACCACCTTTCATGCGTGGGGAAGGCGCCGGGGCAGAGCCGGTCGTGGTGGAATCGGAACCCGATCGACACGTCGTGGCCCATGTCTTCAAGGTCGTCGTGGATCCCTACGTCGGGCGCATGGCGGTCATCCGGGTCCACCAGGGGACGATCCGCGCCGGGGCGCAGGTATTCGTGGGCGAGTCGCGCAAACCGGTCAAGCTGAGTCATCTCTACAAGCTGCAAGGGAAGAAGACGTCCGAGGTTGCCGCCGCGGGACCGGGAGACATCATCGCCGTCACCCGTATCGAGAGTCTCGGCTTCAACGACGTGTTGCACGACTCCCACGACGAAGATCACTTCCATGTGCGGCTCCCGGAAGCCGCACCGCCGATGATGGGCATCGCGATCGAGCCGGCGCAACGCGGCAACGAGCAGAAACTCTCCGATGCGCTGCAGAAGCTGTGCGCCGAAGACCCGGCGCTGCGCGTGGAACACCGCCCGGGAACCAATGAAACGGTGGTCATGTGCAGCGGCGAGCTCCACCTGAGGCTGGTCGTCGAAGCGATGAAGGAGCGGTTCAACGTCGAGGTCCGGACCCACCCGCCGACCATCCCGTATCGCGAGACGATCACGCGGCCGGCCGAGGGCCACCACCGCCACAAGAAACAGACCGGCGGTGCCGGGCAGTTCGGCGAGGTTTACCTGCGCATCGCGCCCCTGCCCCGCGGCTCGGGTTTCGAATTCGCCAGCGAAGTCGTCGGCGGCTCCATCCCGCAGCAGTTCATCCCCGCCGTGGAGAAGGGCGTTCGCCAGGCACTGGCGTCAGGCGCGATCGGCGGATTTCCGCTGCAGGACATCCGGGTCGCCGTGTACGACGGGAAAACCCACCCGGTGGACTCCAAGGAAGTCGCTTTCATCAGCGCCGGACGCCGTGCGTTCATCGAGGCCATCCGAAGCGCCGCGCCGATCATTCTCGAGCCGATCGTGCAGCTCCAGGTGACCGTCCCCGTGGACTCGCTGGGCGCCGTCACCGGTCATTTGTCGGCGCGACGCGGGCGCGTGCTGGGCTCGACCTCCCTGTCCGGCCAGCGCATCCAGGTCGATGCCGAGGCCCCGCTGGCGGAACTGCAGGATTACGCCAACCAGCTGAAGTCGCTGACCGGCGGCTCCGGCGCCTGGTCGATGCAGCTCGATCGCTATGAGCCGGTCCCGCCGAAAGTCCAGCAGGATCTCACGCGAGACCTGCACGAGGAAGAAAACGATTAG
- the hypB gene encoding hydrogenase nickel incorporation protein HypB, protein MCDTCGCNITDGNRHLVSPGGRLSQTDDGRAAVTVLKSLLDENDHQALHNRGHFDARGILAVNLMSSPGAGKTALLEATIDALGDPARMVVIEGDLETENDAARIRAKGVQAVQIATGSACHLDAHMVHDALHRLDLEGVDLVFIENVGNLVCPASFDLGQHLNVTLLSVTEGDDKPAKYPVMFRAADLMLLTKTDLLAVLDDFDPLKAEQALRLVGSAAPVLHAAARKGTGIDQWIAWIEGELEAQRARIGAGTTRRPAVQSDGARLHAPQTVGVSHDHSHDHSHGHSHGHSHGHSHDHSHDHAAGAKR, encoded by the coding sequence ATGTGCGATACCTGCGGCTGCAACATCACCGACGGCAATCGCCACCTGGTCTCCCCCGGCGGGCGACTTTCACAGACCGACGACGGCCGGGCCGCGGTCACCGTACTGAAGAGCCTGCTCGACGAGAACGACCACCAGGCGCTGCATAATCGCGGCCATTTCGACGCCCGCGGCATCCTGGCCGTGAACCTGATGTCCTCGCCCGGGGCCGGCAAGACGGCCCTGCTCGAAGCCACCATCGATGCGCTGGGCGATCCGGCCCGCATGGTGGTGATCGAGGGCGACCTGGAAACCGAGAACGATGCCGCGCGCATTCGTGCGAAGGGTGTCCAGGCCGTGCAGATCGCCACCGGCAGCGCCTGCCACCTGGATGCCCACATGGTCCATGACGCCCTGCATCGGCTGGATCTGGAGGGCGTCGACCTGGTGTTCATCGAGAACGTGGGCAACCTCGTATGCCCCGCGAGTTTCGACCTCGGCCAGCACCTCAACGTGACGCTGCTTTCCGTGACCGAAGGGGACGACAAGCCGGCCAAATACCCGGTCATGTTCCGCGCCGCCGACCTGATGCTGTTGACCAAGACCGACCTGCTGGCCGTGCTCGACGATTTTGACCCGCTCAAGGCGGAGCAGGCCCTGCGCCTGGTCGGCTCGGCAGCGCCCGTGCTGCATGCCGCGGCACGCAAGGGCACCGGCATCGACCAGTGGATCGCGTGGATCGAGGGTGAACTGGAGGCGCAGCGGGCCCGGATCGGCGCCGGCACGACCCGTCGCCCTGCAGTGCAGTCCGACGGTGCCCGGCTGCACGCGCCGCAAACCGTCGGCGTGTCTCATGACCATTCGCACGACCACTCGCATGGCCACTCGCATGGCCACTCGCATGGCCACTCGCACGACCACTCCCACGACCACGCGGCGGGCGCGAAGCGATGA
- a CDS encoding SAM-dependent chlorinase/fluorinase translates to MPFAPSGLITLMTDFGTADPFAGIVSGRILSRSPASRIIDLGHGMPMGRPDLAGFWLGRAWRDFPVGTVHLAVVDPGVGTARRVLLALAEDRLLLAPDNGLLAEALRDCRTARYFAMAADLPGRLGLTQISQTFHGRDLFAPLAAALATGTLAPEDFGPPTTPADPAPLPAPTRDAEGISGEILLADHFGNLFTNIGASLVASCRQPWAIVGTQSLAVRNTYADVPPGAPLALVNAFGVLELAVNGASAATELGLAPGTPLRLVDGLGA, encoded by the coding sequence ATGCCTTTCGCCCCGTCCGGACTGATTACGCTCATGACCGACTTCGGTACAGCGGATCCTTTTGCCGGCATTGTCAGCGGCCGCATCCTGAGTCGTTCTCCCGCGTCCCGCATCATCGACCTGGGGCATGGCATGCCGATGGGCCGCCCCGACCTGGCAGGCTTCTGGCTGGGACGTGCCTGGCGTGATTTCCCGGTCGGCACCGTGCATCTCGCAGTGGTCGATCCGGGAGTCGGGACGGCCCGCCGTGTCCTCCTGGCGCTCGCGGAGGACCGGCTCCTGCTCGCGCCGGACAACGGCCTGCTCGCTGAGGCGTTGCGTGACTGCCGGACGGCACGCTATTTCGCCATGGCGGCGGACCTGCCCGGGCGGCTCGGGCTCACGCAGATCTCGCAGACATTCCATGGCCGGGACCTGTTCGCGCCGCTGGCCGCCGCGCTGGCCACGGGCACGCTGGCGCCGGAGGATTTCGGCCCCCCCACCACGCCGGCCGACCCGGCGCCGCTTCCGGCCCCGACCCGCGACGCCGAGGGCATCAGCGGCGAAATCCTGCTGGCGGACCACTTCGGCAATCTTTTCACCAATATCGGCGCTTCACTGGTCGCCTCGTGCCGGCAACCCTGGGCGATCGTCGGCACGCAGTCCCTGGCGGTCCGGAACACCTATGCCGACGTGCCGCCGGGCGCGCCGCTCGCACTGGTCAACGCCTTCGGCGTGCTGGAACTGGCGGTCAATGGCGCCAGTGCTGCGACAGAGCTCGGGCTCGCCCCCGGAACGCCGCTCCGACTCGTGGACGGCCTCGGCGCCTGA
- the hypF gene encoding carbamoyltransferase HypF — MPHLVVERGPHPGGRLSPGRRLWITGHVQGVGFRPFLYRLADQHGLTGWARNTVGEVEVLVCGQPAAVDDFTRDVISAAPAIAAPRLRRVEDWQGPPPQRFEILASEAGATPRIFVPPDYFTCNDCLRELADPADRRYRYPFINCTQCGPRYTLIEALPYDRANTSMAGFALCLACRREYTDPADRRFHAEPIACPDCGPKLHWTAMDGGAPQDGAAALDACIAALKAGRLVAVKGVGGYHLVCDAADTAAIARLRRLKPRPTKPLAVMAPLAGEDGLAAVRRIARPTEDEARLLLSPQRPIVLLGKRAGALPDALAPGLAELGVMLPYSPLHALLLDALDRPLVATSANISGEPVLTAGEEVEDRLAHLAEGCLHHDRPIVRPADDPVWRRTAGRVRPLRTGRGGAPVELTLTTPVARPVLATGAHMKNTIALAWGDRCVVSPHIGDMGAERSMEVFEQVGTDLQALYGVRAEALVCDAHPAYATTRWARRAGLPVSSVLHHHAHAAALAAEMATDDPVLIFAWDGVGYGGNGELWGGEAFLGRPGAWRRVASFRPFHLPGGERAGREPWRSAAALCWESGRDWPECPDRDGLARGAWERRLNTPATSAVGRLFDAAAALSGVCLHADYEGEGPMRLEAAANEVLAADGAPTRGAALPLAPDTDGVLRADWAPLVEPLLDASCSVGERAAGFHESLARTAVAIATTLGREQALSMVGATGGVLQNRRLADRMQALFGAAGIELALPERLPANDACISFGQVVEQAAADAQRG; from the coding sequence ATGCCGCATCTGGTGGTCGAACGGGGTCCGCACCCGGGAGGTCGCCTGAGTCCCGGTCGCCGGCTCTGGATCACGGGCCATGTCCAGGGGGTCGGTTTTCGCCCCTTTCTCTATCGCCTCGCGGATCAGCACGGCCTCACGGGCTGGGCCCGGAACACCGTCGGCGAGGTCGAGGTCCTGGTCTGCGGCCAGCCCGCCGCGGTCGATGATTTCACTCGCGACGTCATCAGCGCGGCCCCGGCCATCGCCGCGCCGCGACTGCGTCGCGTCGAGGACTGGCAGGGCCCGCCACCGCAGCGTTTCGAGATCCTCGCCAGCGAAGCAGGCGCCACACCGCGCATCTTCGTCCCGCCGGACTATTTCACCTGCAACGACTGCCTGCGCGAGCTTGCGGACCCTGCGGACCGGCGCTATCGCTATCCCTTCATCAATTGCACACAGTGCGGTCCGCGCTATACGTTGATCGAGGCGCTGCCGTATGACCGCGCCAATACGTCCATGGCCGGCTTTGCGCTGTGCCTCGCCTGCAGGCGGGAATACACGGACCCCGCCGACCGGCGTTTCCACGCCGAACCCATCGCCTGTCCCGACTGCGGTCCAAAGCTGCACTGGACGGCCATGGACGGCGGCGCGCCGCAGGACGGTGCGGCGGCCCTCGACGCATGCATCGCCGCGCTGAAAGCCGGACGACTGGTCGCCGTCAAGGGCGTCGGCGGTTACCACCTGGTCTGCGACGCGGCCGACACCGCAGCGATCGCGCGCCTGCGCCGCCTGAAACCGCGCCCCACCAAGCCGCTTGCGGTGATGGCACCGCTGGCCGGCGAGGACGGCCTTGCCGCCGTGCGGCGGATCGCGCGTCCCACGGAGGACGAAGCCCGGCTGCTGTTGTCGCCGCAACGGCCCATCGTGCTGTTGGGCAAACGGGCGGGGGCACTGCCGGACGCGTTGGCCCCGGGACTCGCGGAGCTCGGTGTCATGCTGCCCTACAGCCCGTTGCATGCGCTGTTGCTGGACGCGCTCGACCGGCCGCTGGTCGCCACCTCCGCGAACATCAGCGGCGAGCCGGTTCTTACCGCGGGCGAGGAGGTGGAAGACCGCCTCGCCCACCTGGCCGAAGGCTGTCTGCACCATGACCGCCCCATCGTGCGTCCCGCCGACGACCCGGTCTGGCGCCGGACCGCGGGACGCGTTCGTCCGCTGCGGACCGGCCGCGGCGGCGCCCCGGTCGAGTTGACGCTGACCACGCCCGTGGCCCGACCGGTGCTGGCGACGGGCGCCCACATGAAGAATACGATCGCCCTCGCCTGGGGGGATCGTTGCGTCGTATCCCCGCATATCGGCGACATGGGCGCCGAGCGCAGCATGGAAGTCTTCGAGCAGGTCGGCACTGATCTGCAGGCGCTTTACGGCGTCCGGGCCGAAGCGCTGGTGTGCGACGCCCACCCGGCTTACGCGACGACCCGTTGGGCACGGCGCGCCGGCCTGCCCGTATCGTCCGTGCTCCATCACCATGCCCACGCAGCCGCGCTCGCGGCCGAGATGGCGACGGACGATCCCGTCCTGATTTTTGCCTGGGACGGTGTGGGGTACGGCGGCAACGGCGAATTGTGGGGTGGCGAGGCTTTTCTCGGCCGCCCCGGGGCCTGGCGCCGGGTAGCGAGCTTCCGTCCCTTCCATCTGCCGGGCGGTGAGCGCGCCGGGCGCGAGCCCTGGCGGAGCGCGGCCGCGCTGTGCTGGGAAAGCGGCCGGGACTGGCCGGAGTGCCCGGACCGGGACGGCCTGGCGCGGGGCGCGTGGGAACGCCGCCTGAATACCCCGGCCACCAGCGCCGTCGGCCGACTGTTCGACGCCGCAGCGGCGCTCAGCGGAGTCTGTCTGCACGCAGACTACGAGGGCGAGGGCCCGATGCGACTGGAAGCCGCAGCGAACGAGGTGCTTGCGGCGGATGGGGCGCCGACCCGCGGTGCCGCCCTGCCCCTGGCACCCGATACGGATGGCGTGCTGCGTGCCGACTGGGCGCCGCTGGTCGAGCCGTTGCTGGACGCCTCTTGCAGCGTGGGCGAGCGCGCCGCCGGCTTCCACGAGTCGCTGGCCCGGACCGCGGTCGCCATCGCGACGACACTGGGGCGCGAGCAAGCCCTGTCGATGGTCGGCGCGACCGGAGGTGTGTTGCAGAACCGGCGGCTTGCCGATCGCATGCAGGCCTTGTTCGGCGCTGCAGGCATCGAGCTGGCCCTGCCGGAACGACTCCCCGCCAACGATGCGTGCATATCCTTCGGCCAGGTGGTCGAACAGGCCGCAGCGGATGCGCAACGCGGTTAG